Sequence from the Actinomyces slackii genome:
TGGCGTCGGTGGTGGCGGCGACCTGGACATTCAGGCACTGGGCATGGTGCTTGCCCGAGTAGTTGGCCTTCTCGACCTGCCTGCCGGCTGCGGGCCTGTTACCAGTGGGGATCGGCGTGCCATCAACGAGCAGCAGGCTGCCCTGAGCCACTGCCTGGGACAGAGAGATCCCACTCATGGCCAGCACATGGGTCAGCAAGGGGACCATGCGCCTCCAGATCCTGGAGACGGTGGGCTGGGAGACGCCGCACATGTCGGCGGCCAGGGCCTGGGAGATGTTATGGCGCGCCAGAATCAAGGTCAACTCCACCTGCTGCCTGAGCCCCAGGCGGTAGCCCAATAGACTCTGGCCCCGAGATTCGAGCACCTCTTCGATGCGCCCGACAAGCTCATCGATATCCTCATCGCACAGCCCCGTGGTAGACTCGTAATGCATCGGCCGCCTCCCCAAGAGAATCGAGTGTGGTAACCCAATTCTCTCCCGAGACGGCCGATGCACCAACTAACGACACGAACAAACCCCCATGAATAACACCCACAGTCCGAAAAACACCCAGCAGTCCAAACTTGACAGGCTCCCTGGGGTGAGTGGTGTTTTTCGGACAGGGGGAGATTTTCGTCTTCCTTTGATTCGATAGGATGGGACCATGTCAAGGGCGAGGTGACTGTGAGGGGTTCAAGGAACAGGTGGTGCGCGAGGTGATCGACAAGGAGCGGTCGATCGCGTCGGTGGCGGCCTCCTATGGTCTGGTGGCTCAGACGGTGGGTAACTGGGTCGCGAGGCACAGGATGGAGCACGCCACGGATCAGGAGAAGGAAGCGGCAGCGGAGGCGGCTGAGATCACTCGGCTTCGGCGTGAGGTCCGCGAGTTGCGTCAGGAGAACGAGTTCCTGGGAAAAAGCGGCAGCCTTCTTCGCGAAGAACGACCGGTGAGCCAGCGCTACGAGCTCGGGGCCGCGAGGAAGGCAACTACCC
This genomic interval carries:
- a CDS encoding transposase family protein produces the protein MHYESTTGLCDEDIDELVGRIEEVLESRGQSLLGYRLGLRQQVELTLILARHNISQALAADMCGVSQPTVSRIWRRMVPLLTHVLAMSGISLSQAVAQGSLLLVDGTPIPTGNRPAAGRQVEKANYSGKHHAQCLNVQVAATTDATLVAVSDPVPGSRHDSAALSLCGWDTILTGADWIADTAYTAHGALTPIKKTPGRDRLEWEKDFNRAVSSTRAAIEHTIATLKKWKILSTGYRHRLAELPSIITLITKLELYRTGW